In Nitrobacteraceae bacterium AZCC 1564, the following proteins share a genomic window:
- a CDS encoding hypothetical protein (product_source=Hypo-rule applied; cleavage_site_network=SignalP-noTM; superfamily=51126; transmembrane_helix_parts=Inside_1_65,TMhelix_66_88,Outside_89_91,TMhelix_92_114,Inside_115_194), which produces MKKVTLLAAAAAVSALVATPVMARDNVRSQSGAHMKSAKHQARMQNRAMYRDRTAYRQNNWDRRDAGFGPGAVAGGIVGGAIGTAGAVTAGALNTAGAIATAPFGGPYYNNIYYNRGPYYGDAGWRGSYASADTMGWDDSGYGYAGYDNPGYGSAAYDYNGVAIPGASSFDARNGFTCRPGSVTKMGNQRVICQ; this is translated from the coding sequence ATGAAAAAGGTGACATTGCTCGCCGCAGCAGCAGCTGTGAGTGCATTGGTCGCGACCCCGGTCATGGCACGGGACAATGTGAGGTCTCAATCAGGGGCCCACATGAAGAGCGCGAAACATCAAGCACGGATGCAGAACCGCGCGATGTATCGTGACCGCACGGCCTATCGTCAAAACAATTGGGATCGGCGTGACGCCGGCTTCGGGCCGGGAGCGGTTGCCGGCGGAATTGTTGGCGGCGCAATCGGCACAGCCGGCGCAGTTACGGCTGGCGCTTTGAACACTGCAGGAGCGATTGCCACCGCTCCGTTCGGCGGCCCGTACTATAACAACATCTATTACAATCGAGGTCCCTATTATGGTGACGCGGGCTGGCGCGGATCTTATGCATCCGCAGACACTATGGGTTGGGATGACTCGGGTTACGGCTATGCCGGGTACGATAACCCGGGCTACGGCTCTGCCGCATACGATTACAACGGCGTCGCAATTCCTGGCGCGTCCAGCTTTGACGCACGGAACGGTTTTACATGCCGCCCGGGTAGTGTGACCAAGATGGGCAACCAACGCGTGATCTGTCAGTAA
- a CDS encoding carbonic anhydrase (product_source=KO:K01673; cath_funfam=3.40.1050.10; cleavage_site_network=SignalP-noTM; cog=COG0288; ko=KO:K01673; pfam=PF00484; smart=SM00947; superfamily=53056) has protein sequence MLSRRSFCSCTSLALFSSLVTTGARAEPAECAVMTADRQRAIAPDEAIERLKTGNGRFVSGKTINCNHMQQVKETSKSQAPFAAIVGCMDSRVPPELIFDQRIGDVFCARVAGNFVNTDIIGSLEYAAKVAGARAIVVLGHSDCGAIKGAVDNVKLGNLTATLANIRPAVAASKTTGDRTSKNATFVQAVAEANVAMAIAALTAKSSTLKSLVTAGQLRIAGAMHDLATGGVNFLG, from the coding sequence ATGCTGAGCCGCCGCTCGTTCTGCAGTTGTACATCGCTCGCGTTATTTTCGAGTCTCGTCACGACTGGCGCGCGCGCTGAGCCTGCGGAATGCGCCGTCATGACGGCTGATCGGCAACGCGCCATCGCTCCCGATGAGGCAATTGAGCGCCTCAAGACTGGAAACGGCCGCTTCGTGAGCGGCAAGACGATCAATTGCAATCACATGCAGCAAGTCAAGGAGACGTCGAAATCGCAAGCTCCGTTTGCGGCCATCGTCGGCTGCATGGATTCCCGAGTGCCGCCGGAGCTGATTTTCGATCAGCGCATTGGAGATGTTTTCTGCGCGCGGGTAGCGGGAAATTTTGTCAACACTGATATCATTGGAAGCTTGGAATACGCCGCCAAAGTTGCTGGTGCGCGAGCCATTGTGGTGCTCGGCCATAGCGATTGTGGAGCGATCAAGGGCGCTGTCGATAATGTCAAGCTGGGCAATCTAACGGCCACACTTGCGAACATCAGACCCGCAGTCGCGGCCAGTAAAACGACAGGGGATCGGACCTCGAAGAATGCCACTTTCGTTCAAGCCGTCGCAGAGGCCAATGTGGCGATGGCCATTGCTGCACTCACTGCAAAAAGCTCGACGTTGAAAAGTCTCGTTACAGCCGGTCAATTACGCATCGCAGGGGCGATGCATGATCTTGCCACGGGCGGGGTCAACTTTCTCGGCTGA
- a CDS encoding glycerol kinase (product_source=KO:K00864; cath_funfam=3.30.420.40; cog=COG0554; ko=KO:K00864; pfam=PF00370,PF02782; superfamily=53067; tigrfam=TIGR01311), with protein sequence MATHILAIDQGTTSSRAIVFRADISIAAQAQQEFQQHFPASGWVEHEPEDIWTSTIATCREAMQKANLTAADIAAIGITNQRETTVVWDRATGRAVHRAIVWQDRRTAEFCAKLKAEGHEPLISAKTGLIIDPYFSGTKVAWILDHVPGARERAERGELMFGTVDSYLLWRLTGGKVHATDATNASRTLLFNIHTGQWDDDLLELLRVPRSMLPDVRDSSANFGGSIPELFGGAIAIRGIAGDQQAAVIGQACFTPGMMKSTYGTGCFALLNTGTTAVASKNTLLTTIAYQLNGQRTYALEGSIFVAGSAVQWLRDGLGIIAQASETGPLADQSDPMQSVYLVPAFVGLGAPYWNPRVRGALFGLTRNTGPAELAHATLESVCYQTYDLWAAMRADWPEASDANTVLRVDGGMTASDWTMQRLADLLDAPVDRPMIQETTALGAGYLAGLGAGVYPEPARFADSWRLEHRFKPNMSEATRTRKLKGWAQAVKGVLASDLGATE encoded by the coding sequence ATGGCGACCCACATTCTTGCCATTGATCAGGGCACCACTTCATCCCGCGCCATCGTATTTCGCGCCGACATCTCGATCGCAGCGCAGGCCCAGCAGGAGTTTCAGCAGCATTTCCCCGCGTCGGGCTGGGTCGAGCACGAGCCGGAAGACATCTGGACCTCAACCATTGCGACCTGCCGTGAGGCGATGCAGAAGGCGAATCTGACTGCGGCCGATATTGCCGCCATCGGCATTACCAACCAGCGCGAGACCACGGTGGTGTGGGATCGTGCGACGGGCCGCGCCGTACACCGGGCTATCGTTTGGCAGGATCGCCGCACGGCCGAGTTTTGCGCCAAGCTAAAAGCCGAGGGACACGAGCCTCTCATCAGCGCCAAGACCGGCCTGATTATCGACCCCTATTTTTCCGGAACCAAAGTCGCCTGGATTCTCGATCATGTGCCCGGTGCACGTGAACGCGCCGAGCGTGGCGAACTGATGTTCGGCACGGTCGACAGCTATCTGCTGTGGCGGCTGACCGGCGGCAAGGTTCATGCAACGGACGCGACCAATGCATCGCGCACATTGTTGTTCAACATCCACACCGGCCAGTGGGATGATGATCTGCTCGAGCTGCTGCGCGTGCCGCGTTCGATGCTGCCTGATGTGCGGGATTCATCGGCCAATTTCGGCGGAAGCATTCCAGAGCTGTTTGGTGGGGCGATCGCCATCCGCGGCATCGCGGGCGACCAGCAGGCGGCAGTCATCGGTCAGGCGTGTTTCACGCCGGGGATGATGAAGTCCACCTACGGCACTGGATGTTTTGCGCTGTTGAATACCGGCACTACGGCGGTGGCCTCCAAGAACACGCTGCTGACGACGATTGCCTATCAGTTGAATGGCCAGAGGACCTATGCGCTGGAAGGTTCTATCTTTGTTGCAGGCTCCGCGGTGCAATGGCTGCGCGACGGTCTCGGCATCATCGCGCAGGCCAGCGAAACCGGGCCTTTGGCAGATCAATCCGACCCGATGCAATCCGTCTATCTAGTCCCCGCCTTCGTTGGGCTCGGCGCACCGTACTGGAATCCGCGGGTGCGAGGAGCGCTGTTCGGGCTGACGCGGAACACCGGCCCAGCCGAACTGGCGCACGCGACGCTGGAGAGCGTGTGCTATCAGACCTACGACCTTTGGGCCGCGATGCGCGCCGACTGGCCTGAGGCATCGGACGCGAATACAGTCTTACGTGTCGACGGTGGCATGACGGCCTCGGATTGGACGATGCAGCGTCTTGCCGATCTGCTCGATGCGCCGGTCGATCGGCCCATGATCCAGGAAACCACGGCGCTTGGCGCAGGTTATCTCGCAGGGCTCGGTGCGGGCGTCTATCCCGAACCTGCGCGCTTTGCTGATAGCTGGCGGCTCGAGCATCGTTTCAAGCCGAACATGAGCGAAGCCACGCGTACACGGAAGCTCAAGGGCTGGGCTCAGGCGGTGAAGGGCGTGCTTGCAAGTGATCTAGGTGCGACCGAATAA
- a CDS encoding NAD(P)-dependent dehydrogenase (short-subunit alcohol dehydrogenase family) (product_source=COG1028; cath_funfam=3.40.50.720; cog=COG1028; pfam=PF13561; superfamily=51735): MTKSPFDLAGKVAVVTGSSRGIGRSSAELLARMGAKVVVSSRKADACQEVAEGIRKEGGDAHVIACNISRRDEVEALINGTIKHYGQLDILVCNAAVNPYYGPLLDITDEAFDKIMGSNVKSNIWLSSLAIPKMAERGGGSVIIISSIGGLRGSTVIGAYGISKAADFALCRSLAGEWGPMNVRVNCIAPGLVKTDFARALWEDEANLKRRTATTPLRRIGEPHEIAGAVVYLASDASTFMTGQTIVIDGGVTTAAV; this comes from the coding sequence ATGACAAAGTCGCCATTTGATCTGGCGGGAAAGGTGGCTGTCGTCACCGGCTCAAGCCGGGGTATCGGCCGTTCGTCCGCAGAACTTCTCGCCCGCATGGGCGCGAAAGTGGTCGTCTCCAGTCGCAAGGCTGACGCGTGCCAAGAGGTTGCGGAGGGCATTCGCAAGGAGGGCGGTGACGCCCATGTCATCGCCTGCAATATCAGCCGCCGCGACGAGGTTGAGGCGCTGATCAACGGCACCATCAAGCACTACGGTCAACTCGACATCCTTGTCTGCAATGCGGCGGTGAATCCGTACTACGGGCCGTTGCTCGACATCACCGACGAGGCGTTCGACAAGATCATGGGATCGAACGTCAAGAGCAATATCTGGTTGTCGAGCCTCGCGATCCCGAAGATGGCCGAGCGTGGCGGCGGTTCGGTCATCATTATCTCCAGCATCGGCGGCCTTCGTGGTTCAACAGTCATCGGTGCTTATGGCATTTCGAAAGCAGCGGACTTTGCATTGTGTCGCAGCCTCGCCGGCGAATGGGGCCCGATGAATGTGCGGGTGAACTGCATCGCGCCGGGCCTGGTGAAGACCGATTTCGCCCGCGCACTGTGGGAAGATGAAGCCAATCTGAAACGCCGCACCGCGACGACACCATTGCGCCGCATCGGCGAACCGCACGAGATCGCCGGTGCAGTGGTCTATCTGGCGTCCGATGCTTCGACTTTTATGACCGGGCAAACGATCGTCATTGATGGCGGTGTTACCACGGCGGCCGTTTGA
- a CDS encoding pimeloyl-CoA dehydrogenase small subunit (product_source=TIGR03203; cath_funfam=1.10.540.10,1.20.140.10,2.40.110.10; cog=COG1960; pfam=PF00441,PF02770,PF02771; superfamily=47203,56645; tigrfam=TIGR03203): MDFDLSEEQRLLKDSVDGLLANTYDFEQRKKYAAEKGGWSKAVWGKLAEQGLLGLPFSEEDGGFGAGAVETMIVMEALGKALVVEPYLATVVLGGGFLRRGGSAEQKAAYIPSIIDGSKTLTFAQLEKNSRYDLGDVSTTAKKKGGGWVIDGEKFVVLNGDSADTLIVTARTKGGQRDRNGIGLFLVPADAKGITIKGYPTQDSLHAADITLTGVEVGADAAIGDPENALPLIEQVVDDARIAMCAEAVGAMDESLKSTVEYLKTRTQFGVPIGTFQTLQHRAADMFVALEQARSMSMFATMASAFTDPKERANAVAAAKVQVGKSLKFVGQQSIQLHGGVGMTMEFKIGHYFKRLTMIENTFGDTDYHLRRVSEQGGLI, encoded by the coding sequence ATGGATTTTGATTTGTCCGAGGAGCAGCGGCTCCTGAAGGATAGCGTCGACGGTTTGCTCGCGAATACCTACGACTTCGAACAGCGTAAGAAGTATGCTGCCGAGAAGGGGGGCTGGAGCAAAGCTGTCTGGGGTAAGCTTGCAGAGCAGGGTCTGCTCGGTCTGCCGTTTTCCGAAGAGGACGGCGGGTTCGGTGCCGGTGCGGTCGAAACCATGATCGTCATGGAGGCGCTCGGCAAGGCACTGGTGGTAGAGCCTTATCTGGCGACTGTCGTGCTTGGCGGTGGTTTCCTGCGTCGCGGCGGTTCAGCCGAGCAGAAGGCTGCTTACATTCCATCGATCATCGATGGCAGCAAGACGCTGACCTTTGCGCAACTGGAAAAGAACTCGCGCTACGATCTCGGCGATGTTTCGACGACAGCCAAGAAGAAGGGCGGCGGCTGGGTCATCGACGGCGAAAAGTTTGTCGTCCTCAACGGTGACTCGGCGGATACGCTGATCGTGACCGCGCGTACCAAGGGTGGTCAACGCGATCGCAACGGCATCGGCCTGTTCCTGGTGCCAGCCGATGCAAAGGGCATCACCATCAAGGGATATCCGACCCAGGACAGCCTGCACGCAGCAGACATTACGCTTACGGGTGTTGAGGTCGGCGCGGATGCCGCCATCGGGGATCCGGAGAATGCATTGCCACTGATCGAGCAGGTCGTCGATGATGCGCGCATTGCCATGTGTGCTGAGGCAGTCGGCGCGATGGACGAGTCATTGAAGTCCACCGTCGAATATCTCAAGACGCGCACGCAGTTCGGCGTTCCAATTGGCACATTCCAGACTCTTCAGCACCGTGCCGCAGACATGTTCGTGGCGCTCGAGCAGGCACGTAGCATGTCGATGTTCGCGACCATGGCAAGCGCGTTCACTGATCCGAAGGAGCGTGCAAACGCTGTGGCTGCTGCAAAAGTGCAGGTCGGCAAATCGCTGAAGTTTGTCGGCCAGCAGTCGATCCAGCTTCACGGCGGCGTGGGCATGACGATGGAGTTCAAGATCGGTCACTACTTCAAGCGGCTGACCATGATTGAGAACACCTTCGGTGATACCGACTATCACCTGCGTCGCGTCAGCGAGCAGGGTGGTTTGATCTAG
- a CDS encoding pimeloyl-CoA dehydrogenase large subunit (product_source=TIGR03204; cath_funfam=1.10.540.10,1.20.140.10,2.40.110.10; cog=COG1960; pfam=PF00441,PF02770,PF02771; superfamily=47203,56645; tigrfam=TIGR03204) has product MDLSFTKEEIAFRDEVRTFFRENVPASTRLKMQEGRHLGKEDLVNWQRILNKKGWAVTHWPKEYGGTGWTPVQHYIFNEEMQMAPAPSPLPFGVSMVGPVIYTFANEAQKKYFLPRIANIDDWWCQGFSEPGSGSDLASLKTKAERKGDVYVINGQKTWTTLAQYADWIFCLCRTDPTAKKQQGISFILVDMKSRGITVRPIQTIDGSHEVNEVFFDNVEVPVTNLVGEENKGWDYAKFLLGNERTGIARVGVSKERIRRIKELAAKVESGGRPMIEDDKFREKLATVEIELKALELTQLRVVANEGKHGKGKPDPASSILKIKGSEIQQATTELMLEVIGPFAAPYDDHEHGSNEAMDWTAQIAPSYFNNRKVSIYGGSNEIQRNIITKAVLGL; this is encoded by the coding sequence ATGGATCTCAGCTTCACCAAGGAAGAAATAGCATTTCGCGATGAGGTGCGGACCTTCTTCAGGGAAAACGTCCCGGCATCGACACGCCTGAAAATGCAAGAAGGACGGCACCTCGGCAAAGAGGATCTCGTCAACTGGCAGCGCATCCTGAACAAGAAGGGCTGGGCGGTGACGCACTGGCCGAAAGAATACGGCGGCACCGGCTGGACGCCGGTGCAGCACTATATCTTCAATGAAGAAATGCAGATGGCGCCGGCCCCGTCGCCGCTGCCATTCGGTGTCAGCATGGTTGGCCCGGTGATCTATACGTTCGCTAACGAAGCTCAGAAGAAGTACTTCCTGCCGCGCATCGCGAACATCGATGACTGGTGGTGCCAGGGCTTCTCCGAGCCAGGTTCGGGGTCGGACCTCGCCTCGCTCAAGACCAAAGCGGAGCGGAAGGGCGATGTTTATGTGATCAACGGTCAGAAGACTTGGACCACGCTGGCGCAATACGCCGACTGGATCTTCTGTCTCTGCCGCACGGACCCGACCGCGAAGAAGCAGCAGGGTATCTCGTTTATCCTCGTCGACATGAAGTCGCGCGGCATCACCGTGCGCCCGATCCAGACCATCGATGGTAGCCATGAGGTCAACGAAGTCTTCTTCGATAACGTTGAAGTGCCGGTCACCAATCTGGTCGGTGAGGAAAACAAGGGATGGGATTACGCCAAGTTTCTGCTCGGCAACGAGCGTACCGGCATTGCTCGCGTCGGTGTATCCAAGGAGCGCATTCGCCGTATCAAGGAATTGGCCGCCAAGGTTGAGTCCGGTGGACGACCGATGATCGAGGACGACAAATTCCGCGAGAAGCTCGCCACTGTCGAAATCGAGCTGAAGGCGCTCGAACTGACGCAGCTCCGCGTCGTTGCCAATGAAGGCAAGCACGGCAAGGGCAAGCCCGATCCGGCGTCGTCGATCCTCAAGATCAAGGGCTCGGAAATCCAGCAGGCAACGACCGAGCTGATGCTCGAAGTCATTGGGCCGTTCGCGGCGCCTTATGACGATCACGAGCATGGTTCGAACGAAGCGATGGATTGGACTGCGCAGATCGCGCCGAGCTACTTCAACAACCGCAAAGTCTCCATCTACGGAGGCTCAAACGAAATTCAGCGCAACATCATCACCAAAGCCGTTCTCGGTTTGTGA
- a CDS encoding acetyl-CoA C-acetyltransferase (product_source=KO:K00626; cath_funfam=3.40.47.10; cog=COG0183; ko=KO:K00626; pfam=PF00108,PF02803; superfamily=53901; tigrfam=TIGR01930): MTEAVIVSTARTPIGKAYRGALNNTEGATLFGHAITHAVSRAGIEGAEVEDVVMGSALQQGATGGNIARKALLRAGLPVSVAGTTIDRQCASGLQAVALAARSIIYDGLDIAVAGGGESISLVQNEHMNKFHAVDPELVAMKGDVYMPMLDTAEVVSKRYGISREKQDEYSLESQRRTAAAQQGGRFKEEIAPISTKMAVVNKETKEVSFKDVILSQDEGPRPDTTAEGLAGLKPVRENGHITAGNASQLSDGASAAVVMSDKMAAKKGLKPLGIFRGFVSAGCEPDEMGIGPVFAIPRLLQRHGLKMDDIGIWELNEAFAVQVIYCRDKLGIDPEKLNVNGGSIAVGHPYGMTGSRLTGHVLIEGRRRKVKYGVVTMCVGGGMGAAGLFEILQ, encoded by the coding sequence ATGACCGAGGCCGTTATCGTTTCCACTGCTCGTACACCGATCGGCAAGGCCTATCGTGGCGCCCTCAACAACACCGAAGGCGCGACCTTGTTCGGTCACGCCATTACGCACGCTGTCTCCCGCGCCGGCATCGAAGGCGCTGAGGTCGAGGACGTGGTGATGGGTTCAGCTCTGCAGCAGGGTGCAACCGGTGGCAACATCGCGCGCAAGGCTTTGCTCCGTGCGGGTCTTCCTGTGAGCGTCGCCGGTACGACGATCGATCGTCAGTGTGCTTCCGGTCTGCAAGCCGTCGCGTTGGCCGCCCGCTCGATCATCTACGACGGCCTCGATATCGCCGTTGCAGGTGGTGGCGAATCCATCAGCCTTGTGCAGAACGAGCACATGAACAAGTTCCACGCGGTCGATCCCGAACTCGTGGCGATGAAGGGTGACGTTTACATGCCGATGCTCGACACCGCCGAGGTGGTGTCGAAGCGTTACGGCATCTCGCGCGAGAAGCAGGACGAGTATTCACTCGAAAGCCAGCGCCGCACGGCGGCTGCACAGCAGGGCGGCCGCTTCAAGGAAGAAATCGCGCCAATCTCGACCAAGATGGCCGTGGTCAATAAAGAGACCAAAGAGGTGTCATTCAAGGACGTTATCCTGTCGCAGGACGAAGGCCCGCGTCCGGACACCACTGCGGAAGGCCTCGCCGGCCTGAAGCCGGTGCGTGAAAACGGCCATATCACGGCGGGCAACGCGAGCCAGCTATCAGACGGCGCCAGCGCGGCCGTCGTGATGAGCGACAAGATGGCCGCAAAGAAAGGCCTCAAGCCACTCGGTATTTTCCGCGGCTTCGTCTCTGCGGGCTGCGAGCCGGACGAGATGGGCATCGGCCCGGTTTTTGCGATTCCACGCCTGCTGCAGCGGCACGGCCTCAAGATGGACGACATTGGCATCTGGGAGCTGAACGAAGCGTTCGCTGTGCAGGTCATTTATTGCCGCGACAAGCTCGGCATCGATCCGGAAAAGCTCAACGTCAACGGCGGTTCGATTGCCGTGGGCCATCCGTATGGCATGACCGGCTCGCGTCTGACTGGTCACGTGCTGATCGAAGGCCGCCGCCGCAAGGTGAAGTACGGTGTCGTCACCATGTGCGTTGGTGGCGGCATGGGCGCGGCCGGGCTGTTCGAAATTCTCCAATAA